A region of Pieris rapae chromosome 20, ilPieRapa1.1, whole genome shotgun sequence DNA encodes the following proteins:
- the LOC110993962 gene encoding heat shock protein 23-like — MISPRLFAIFALCATAAAFPSSDKPTHPAIPEEFEDSAPWFTFPKFPFMNFFSPIWDLFPNIADFGPKIEVDDKNFKIIVNVDSYKPEDLKVEVKNDFIIIQGTHEVKKDDHDLLARHFLYTYSLPVNSSAQDITAKLYTDSVLEVLVLLNGPSEEKVEKLIVPITETNVAYNTEKTGVATAVDDKKDVTEADREPTTANPTLNELDNSAANEVQP, encoded by the coding sequence ATGATTTCACCGCGATTGTTCGCGATATTTGCGCTGTGCGCTACGGCAGCTGCTTTCCCATCCAGCGATAAGCCGACACATCCAGCTATACCAGAGGAATTCGAAGACAGTGCGCCATGGTTTACATTCCCCAAATTCCCGTTCATGAACTTCTTTTCACCAATATGGGACCTCTTCCCCAACATTGCGGACTTCGGTCCTAAGATCGAGGTTGACGacaaaaacttcaaaattatCGTAAACGTCGACAGCTATAAACCTGAAGATCTTAAAGTTGAGGTGAAAAACGACTTCATCATCATCCAAGGCACCCACGAAGTGAAGAAGGATGACCACGATCTGCTCGCTCGCCATTTCTTGTACACATACTCCCTACCCGTGAACTCAAGTGCTCAAGACATCACCGCAAAATTGTATACTGATTCAGTACTCGAAGTTTTGGTTCTATTGAATGGGCCGAGCGAAGAAAAGGTTGAAAAACTCATAGTGCCAATTACGGAAACCAATGTGGCGTACAATACCGAGAAAACTGGGGTAGCAACTGCTGTTGATGATAAAAAAGATGTTACCGAAGCCGACCGTGAACCGACAACAGCCAACCCGACCTTAAATGAATTGGATAATAGTGCAGCCAATGAGGTGCAGCCCTAA
- the LOC123690047 gene encoding uncharacterized protein LOC123690047: protein MYRNVDLARCGKAENRRYQNVVLEKNTWVSWTEFRTNVSILQELGIKQRLFSTVQSRILTFFGHVSRRGDQSIERLVVQGKVEGTRPRGKSPTHWADQIKSAVGESLNQCSRMTSNWQRWRSVVKRITSAPSTTYRSRPLWQERTE, encoded by the exons ATGTA CCGAAACGTGGACCTTGCGAGATGTGGAAAGGCAGAAAATAGACGCTATCAAAATGTGGTGCTGGAGAAGAATACTTGGGTATCGTGGACCGAGTTTCGTACAAACGTCTCGATACTTCAAGAACTCGGTATTAAGCAGCGACTATTTTCAACAGTACAATCTCGCATCCTTACATTCTTCGGTCACGTATCTCGGCGTGGCGATCAGTCAATAGAACGCCTTGTCGTCCAAGGGAAGGTGGAAGGCACTAGACCACGCGGCAAGTCACCTACACACTGGGCTGATCAGATTAAGTCCGCCGTAGGAGAATcactgaatcagtgcagcaggatgacctccaaTTGGCAGCGGTGGCGGAGCGTCGTGAAGCGTATcacatctgcgccttctacCACATAccgatcacgaccgctctggCAAGAGCGTACCGAATGA